Within Staphylococcus sp. NRL 16/872, the genomic segment TCCATAGCTTAATTATCTACTCTTTTTATTTTTTGGAAAAGGGCAACAACAGTATAGTAAGCGCTTACATAATTACAGAAAAATATCAAGACTTTTTCAGAAGATTATTCGTAAAGTTATGTGAAAGAAGTATGACGTAATTTTGAATATTTATACTTTAATTTGTATTCATATTGAATGTAAATTACATTAGACATAAACTTAAGTTGATAAAAGACATTGATAAAAATTTCACAAAGTTTAAAATTTGAAATAATATTTTTCAAAGTTGAAAGTGTGACACATGTCTTAACTATAAATATATATACAAAGGGGTTGAAACGCATGACACACACTAATGAAGTTTCAGACACAAAAACTAAAAAAAGAAACAAACGATTCAAATTAAGTATGCCAGGTGCATTTACCATTCTATTCATATTAACAGTCATTGCTGTAATAGCGACATGGATTATACCTGCAGGGGCATATTCTAAATTATCTTATGATTCAGGTGCGCAAGAATTCAAAATTGTGGATGCGCATAATAAAACAAAAACTGTTGATGGTACACAAGAACAATTAGATAAATTAGGTGTCAAAATTGATGTTAATCAATTTAAATCTGGTGCGATTAATAAACCGATTTCAATTCCGGGAACGTATGAACGTTTAGACCAACATCCAGCAGGTCCAGACCAAATTACATCAAGTATGGTTAACGGAACGATTGAAGCGGTAGATGTTATGGTATTTATTCTAGTATTAGGGGGCTTAATAGGGGTTGTACAAACCAGTGGCTCATTTGAATCTGGACTCTTGGCCCTAACGAAAAAGACGAAAGGGCATGAATTCTTGCTGGTCTTTATGGTTTCAGTATTAATGGTTTTAGGTGGTACACTCTGCGGAATTGAAGAAGAAGCGGTCGCATTTTACCCAGTGCTCGTGCCAATCTTTATAGCGATGGGTTACGACTCAATCATATGCGTAGGTGCAATCTTCCTCGCAAGTTCTGTAGGTAGTACATTTTCAACAGTGAACCCGTTCTCAGTAGTTATCGCTTCAAATGCGGCAGGCACAACGTTTGTCGATGGGCTATATTGGAGAATTGGTGGCTTAATCATTGCGACAATCTTCACAGTAGGTTATTTAGCATGGTACGCGAAACGCATTAAGAAAGATCCGAAAAGTTCTTATACGTATGAAGATAAAGAGAAATTTGAAAAACAATGGTCAGTTATTAAAAATGACGGTGAAGAAAGCGTCTTTACTTTACGTAAAAAAATCATCTTAATCTTATTTATCTTGCCATTCCCAATTATGGTATGGGGCGTTATGACGCAAGGTTGGTGGTTCCCACTTATGGCTTCAATGTTCTTAGCGTTTACAATTGTTATCATGCTGATTGTAGCGTTAGGTAAAAATGGTATAGGTGAAAAAGCAGTAGTTGATGCGTTTGTAAATGGTGCTTCTAGCTTAGTAGGGGTATCACTTATCATTGGTTTAGCGCGTGGTATCAATATGATTATGAATGATGGTTTGATTTCAGATACAATCTTAAACTTCTCATCTTCACTTGTGCAAGGTGTTAGCGGACCAATCTTTATCGTCATTTTATTAATTATATTCTTCTTCTTAGGCTTTATTATTCCATCATCATCAGGACTAGCAGTGTTAGCGATGCCTATCTTCGCACCACTTGCAGACACAGTCGGCATCCCAAGATTCGTCATCGTAACAGCCTACCAATTCGGACAATATGCGATGTTATTCTTAGCACCAACCGGCTTAATCATGGCAACATTACAAATGTTAGACATGAAATATTCACACTGGTTGAAATTCGTGTGGCCAATCGTAGCCTTTGTCTTCATCTTTGGTGGTGGCATGCTCATCACCCAAGTACTAATTTATTCTTAATTTTTGAAAATGAAAAGGTGGCGCACTTCGAGTGCCCCACCTTTTTTAGTATGAAAATATAAAATCACACATACTTAAATACTTTTAAAATATATAACGTAAGTTAATAGTTTGATCTCTATACTGAATATAAATGAACCTAAATATTAAAGTACTTAGATGAGTAGTTCTAAGATGACTAACGAATGATGTTGCGCGACTCTTGGTGTTTTTTATTCTTATATTGAACACAAGCGCGAGTGCACTTGCGTAAGTCGTTCTAAGATAGATAACGAAACGTAGTTGAGCGACGCCTGAGGGAGCAGGATGAGTGTCGAGATCGTGGCTCGACCCAGCCCCCTAGGCAAGCGTCTCAACTTAAGTGAGTGGATATCTATCTAAGAACGACTTTATAAGACTACAGGCTTAAGCCTTTCCCGCAAGAAAGCGTCGCAACAAAATGAGTAACATTCATCTAAGAATTTCTGGATGACTCAACTTAAGTAAAATGAGAATTCATTTTAGAACCACCCTAAAATCTAATTATTTCGGCTCAATATAATGCAATTCTTGTGCAGTATCCGCATCAATCACACGATATGATACAATACCCAATCCTTTAACGTTAGATTCAGACACAACGATCGAACCATCATCGTTAACCTTTTCAACAAAAGCAACATGACCATACACTGAATTAGCACCTGCTTGACCAGCTTCAAACACGGCCACCGTATGTGCTTTCGGACTACCTATGACATGATAACCATCACGTTCAGCACGATTATCCCAGTGATGTGCATCGCCCCAGTCACTACCTACGTGCTGACCAAACTGTTGCACACGCTCATAGACATACCAAGTACATTGACCTTGAGGGTATGGCGTAGCACCATCAGTTATCGCAAATGGTTTGAACTCACTACCTGAAGCATTTTGACCACTTGATGTTGATTTAGCATATTTATCTAAATCTGGCATAGTTTTCTTATCAAATGCTGTTAAATTGTAATGTTGAATAAGGCTATTTAATTTTGTCGCATAATTTGGATCCGTCGCATACGTTCTGCTTAAATGACTCGTAGCTGAACGGTAGCTAGGTGCTTCAGATTTCCAAGTCTCTTTATAAATCGTAGGATTGCCCTCAATACCATTTTTAATTAAATTAGCGTAATCTTCTAATGACGCTTTAGTGTTAGGGTATTTTCTGAAGCCAGCCATAATGTTAAACATAGAATTATCGCTACCAGCTTCGAGCGTATTAAAGTTTACAGTTTGTCCTTGATAAGCGCCTTTAATACCGAATAAATTATAATTTGGTGCTTGCGCTAGGGCACTTTGACCTGAACTTGACTCTAAGATCGCTTGAGCAATCATGACTGAAGCGTAAATGTCTTGGTCTTGCCCAATTTTATGCGCATCTTTAGCAATAGATCGAATGAACTCACGTGTATCTTTACTTTCGACTACTGTCATATCGCCATCATTCATACTATCGCCATTCAGTTGTGGCAACAGTTGGAATAGACCAGTTGAACGCGTATTATTTTTTCTAATATCATCTTCAAATGATTGGACTGGTGCTGTTTTATGTGCAAGTTCTTCTTTAGTAGGTAATTGCGTGTTAGTAGATGCGGATGATTTATCTTTATCATTATTCACAGATGTTTTTCCGCTCTCTTTAGATGACTCATAATCCTTATGTGTTTTAGTGGCATCTTCGCTATATTTATCAAGTACTGAGTCTAATACTGATTCTGAAAAGCTGCCCCCTTTAGACTCGCTATCAGATTGAGATGTATCATGTGAAGATGGTTGCTCACTAGTATTCTCTTCAGTAGATGATTTATCTTCACTAGAAGCATTATTTTCTTCATTAGTATTAGGTTCATCGCTACTTTGAGTTGAATCTTTATCACTTTGATTGTCTGTAGTATCTGTAACTAAGTCATCAATCGCATCTAATGCTTTACTAATACTTGCATCATCTTTACTTTCGCTTGAACTAGCATTTGATTGTGTATTAGCTGCCCCTTTTTCTTGTTGTGGCATTTCTGTTGATCCTGACTGTTCAGATGTAGCATCCTCAGCTTGTGTACTATTCTCACTGTGAGTTGTGCTAGATTGAGATGTGGATGCTTTTTGATTCGAATTGCTAGTATTAGCACTGTTGTCTGAAGAAGCATTGTTAGCAGAATCTTTAGAATGCTCAACATGTTCATAATCAGAAATATCACTATCAAAGTTAAATAATGAAGCGATTAAATTCGTTAAACTGAAACCATCATCAAATACATTAGGGTCTAGGAAATGTGAAGAATGATTGTCAGTTAAGTTCGGAATATCAAATAATGGCGCTAATGGCGTATGATAAAACGAATTATTATGAGATGATGCTTTATCCGTTTGTTGACGATTTGAACGTGTTGTTTCATTTTTTTTAGATGTTTTCTCATTCACAGATTCTTTATGAGCAGTTTCTTTATGCGAGGTTGGCGTTTCTTGTGATTTGTCTTCTTCCGTACTTTGTGAACCCTCTTGTGAGTCGGTTGAGTTAACATCGTCTTCATGTTCTGCGCTTGTACTCTCTTGAGTGTTAGTTTCTTCAGTTGAGGCTACATCTTCATCATTATGAGTACGTGATGCTTCTGCTTTACTTTCGTCAGTCGTATCTTCAGCGTGGGCAAGACTAGACGTAAAGGTTGGAAAGACGAGGGTAGTAGTTAATAAATAGACGATTAATTTTTGCTTCGACATAGCTTTTGTTTCCTCCTATTAGTATGCGAATAGACTGTAGACAAACCCGTTCACTCTTTGCCGTCTCATACATTGTCTTAAAGCAAGAAGTAAAGTCCCGTCGTTGTGTATTTCGACTTGTCTATTGATAAGGGTGTTCTTTCAGTCTTGATATTTTACAGTACTTCCTCTATAGGTTCTTATTTGTTATAATGCTAGTTAGAAAAAAATATGGTTGATACTTATCAACTAATTATTACTTTACTCAATAAAAGTATTATACTAACTCTATAAATAAAAAAACAACGCTTAACTCAAATTTGATATCAAATCTTAATATTTCATTCGTAGGAGTGTGACAATGAAAAACGCACTAAAATTATATAAAACGGACTTAAAGCGTGTGGCGAAAACGCCTGCTGTCTGGGTGATTCTCCTAGGTTTAGCCATCTTGCCATCATTCTACGCTTGGTTCAACCTTTGGGCGATGTGGGACCCATATAGTAATACCAACCATGTCAAAGTGGCTGTTGTAAATGAAGACCAAGGTGATGAAGTCCGTGACAAAAAAATTAATGTCGGTAATACGCTTGTCGATACATTAAAAAAGAATAAGAAATTTGACTGGCAATTTGTTAGCCGGGAAAAGGCAGACCATGAAATTAAAATGGGTAAATACTATGCCGGCATATACATACCAAAAGAATTCTCTCATCAAATCACCGGCACATTAAGAAAGAAACCACAAAAAGCAGATATAGAATATAAAGTGAATCAAAAAATCAATGCTGTCGCACCAAAAATGACAGATACAGGTTCAACTGTGATTGTCGATGAAGCGAATAAACAATTTAATTCCACAGTAACCAAAGCTATTCTTCAAGAGGCGAATAAAGTCGGCATTCAACTTGAAGATGAAATTCCAACTATTAATAAAATTAAAAATGCAGTTTATGCTGCCCATAACTCATTGCCAAAACTGAATAAAATTGCAAATGGTATCGTGTATCTTAATGACCATCAAGATCAATTAGATAACTACGCGAATCGCTTCCGTTCGTTAGGCAATTATAAAGATGATGTTTTAGATGCTCAACAGAAATTAAATGACGTCAATGCAGCGATTCCATCACTAAATGAGAAAGCGAAACTCATTTTAGCACTCAATGCATACATGCCGAATATCGAACGCGTGCTTGATGTAGCGTCAAATGATATTCCAGCACAATTCCCACGTCTCAATAGAGGTGTAGATATTGCGAGCCAAGGTCTTGATTTAGCGAATACTCGTTTAAATGACGCCCAAGATTATCTAACTATGGCACAACAACGTGTGGGTGATTATCAAGAAGCGACTAGCCGTGCGCAAGATGTCAATGGTCAAGCGAATAATGCCTTGCGTCAACAAAGCACATCAGGCATGCCTCCTTATAAAGTGCAACCATTGAGTAATAATAGTAGCAAGGGTACTTTAAATAATGATCAAATCGTCTCTAAGGATGATGTTAAAGCCATGAACAGCGCACTTGCTGAAGCATTGTTAACGATATCTGATAATGCGGATACGCAGACTAAAGCGACACAATCAAATGTTAAATCCTTAAAACATATTACTTATGGGATTATTGGTTCAAATCGACCAACTGAATTTAATGACGTGTTACGCAATATTAAAGTGCGTTTTGAAAATGAGACAAAAAACAACCAACGACTCGTAGATATTTTAAAAGAGTTAGAGGATAAAGAACATGTGGACCTAACATATCAAATTCAACAAATTGAGTCTGCAAACAATCGTATCAATAGTTCTGTACGCTCTATTAATCAACTTATCGATGCATTAGAAAATGGTAGTTCAGGTAAAGCGGAAGCGGTTAATGTCTTACGTGGCTTACCAAGTTTAAATACAGGATTAGGTCAATATCGCAGCTTTTTAAAACATAATCTAAATAATCGTTTATTATTGGTATCTAACGACATTACAAAACAATTAAATAAAGGCCAAAATACATTATCAGGTGTTCAATCTAAATTAAATACGATTAATCAAGTAATTACAGCTGGTCAACAGATTGTGACACAAGGCCAAGGTCGAGTAGCTACAATTCAAAGTGAGTTGCCAACATTAGAACAAAGCTATATCAAAGCAATGCAAACAGCTCAATCTTACTTCCCAACTGTTAAACAAGATGTGGCGAAAGCGGCAGACTTTGTACGTAACGATTTACCTAAATTAGAACAACGATTAGCGAACGCTACAGCGACAGTAAATACAAACTTGCCTACATTATTTAATAAATATGACAACGCAGTTAATTTATTAGATAAAAATCAACCACGTGCTAAAGAAGCATTGGCGAATTTAGCGAACTTTACGCAAAATAGATTGCCAGATATTGAAAAGGATTTAAATAAAGCAAATAAAATCTTCAAAAAATTAGATAAAGATGATGCAGTAGATAAAGTCATTGATGCTTTGAAAAATGACTTGAAAAAACAAGCAGATGTGATTGCGAATCCAATTGATAAGAAACAAGTGGACGTCTTCCCAGTTAAAGACTACGGTTCAGGCATGACGCCATTCTATACATCATTATCAATATGGGTAGGAGCATTGTTATCAGTGAGCTTATTATCCGTTGATAATAAACATGAAAGCTTGAGAGACGAATTAACTAAACGCCAAATTTATTTAGGTAAAGGCGCATTCTTTATATCAATGGGCTTACTTCAAACCTTCATTGTAGTAGTAGGTGATTTATTAATCTTGAAAGCACAAGTGGAATCACCAACCTTGTTCATACTGGTAGCACTGTTTGGATCGATCGTCTTTAATACGATAGTTTATACATGTGTATCGTTACTTGGTAACCCAGGTAAAGCAATTGCGATTATTATGTTGGTATTACAAATTGCAGGGGGCGGTGGTACA encodes:
- a CDS encoding YfcC family protein — protein: MTHTNEVSDTKTKKRNKRFKLSMPGAFTILFILTVIAVIATWIIPAGAYSKLSYDSGAQEFKIVDAHNKTKTVDGTQEQLDKLGVKIDVNQFKSGAINKPISIPGTYERLDQHPAGPDQITSSMVNGTIEAVDVMVFILVLGGLIGVVQTSGSFESGLLALTKKTKGHEFLLVFMVSVLMVLGGTLCGIEEEAVAFYPVLVPIFIAMGYDSIICVGAIFLASSVGSTFSTVNPFSVVIASNAAGTTFVDGLYWRIGGLIIATIFTVGYLAWYAKRIKKDPKSSYTYEDKEKFEKQWSVIKNDGEESVFTLRKKIILILFILPFPIMVWGVMTQGWWFPLMASMFLAFTIVIMLIVALGKNGIGEKAVVDAFVNGASSLVGVSLIIGLARGINMIMNDGLISDTILNFSSSLVQGVSGPIFIVILLIIFFFLGFIIPSSSGLAVLAMPIFAPLADTVGIPRFVIVTAYQFGQYAMLFLAPTGLIMATLQMLDMKYSHWLKFVWPIVAFVFIFGGGMLITQVLIYS
- a CDS encoding amidase domain-containing protein, which translates into the protein MSKQKLIVYLLTTTLVFPTFTSSLAHAEDTTDESKAEASRTHNDEDVASTEETNTQESTSAEHEDDVNSTDSQEGSQSTEEDKSQETPTSHKETAHKESVNEKTSKKNETTRSNRQQTDKASSHNNSFYHTPLAPLFDIPNLTDNHSSHFLDPNVFDDGFSLTNLIASLFNFDSDISDYEHVEHSKDSANNASSDNSANTSNSNQKASTSQSSTTHSENSTQAEDATSEQSGSTEMPQQEKGAANTQSNASSSESKDDASISKALDAIDDLVTDTTDNQSDKDSTQSSDEPNTNEENNASSEDKSSTEENTSEQPSSHDTSQSDSESKGGSFSESVLDSVLDKYSEDATKTHKDYESSKESGKTSVNNDKDKSSASTNTQLPTKEELAHKTAPVQSFEDDIRKNNTRSTGLFQLLPQLNGDSMNDGDMTVVESKDTREFIRSIAKDAHKIGQDQDIYASVMIAQAILESSSGQSALAQAPNYNLFGIKGAYQGQTVNFNTLEAGSDNSMFNIMAGFRKYPNTKASLEDYANLIKNGIEGNPTIYKETWKSEAPSYRSATSHLSRTYATDPNYATKLNSLIQHYNLTAFDKKTMPDLDKYAKSTSSGQNASGSEFKPFAITDGATPYPQGQCTWYVYERVQQFGQHVGSDWGDAHHWDNRAERDGYHVIGSPKAHTVAVFEAGQAGANSVYGHVAFVEKVNDDGSIVVSESNVKGLGIVSYRVIDADTAQELHYIEPK
- a CDS encoding YhgE/Pip domain-containing protein, whose product is MKNALKLYKTDLKRVAKTPAVWVILLGLAILPSFYAWFNLWAMWDPYSNTNHVKVAVVNEDQGDEVRDKKINVGNTLVDTLKKNKKFDWQFVSREKADHEIKMGKYYAGIYIPKEFSHQITGTLRKKPQKADIEYKVNQKINAVAPKMTDTGSTVIVDEANKQFNSTVTKAILQEANKVGIQLEDEIPTINKIKNAVYAAHNSLPKLNKIANGIVYLNDHQDQLDNYANRFRSLGNYKDDVLDAQQKLNDVNAAIPSLNEKAKLILALNAYMPNIERVLDVASNDIPAQFPRLNRGVDIASQGLDLANTRLNDAQDYLTMAQQRVGDYQEATSRAQDVNGQANNALRQQSTSGMPPYKVQPLSNNSSKGTLNNDQIVSKDDVKAMNSALAEALLTISDNADTQTKATQSNVKSLKHITYGIIGSNRPTEFNDVLRNIKVRFENETKNNQRLVDILKELEDKEHVDLTYQIQQIESANNRINSSVRSINQLIDALENGSSGKAEAVNVLRGLPSLNTGLGQYRSFLKHNLNNRLLLVSNDITKQLNKGQNTLSGVQSKLNTINQVITAGQQIVTQGQGRVATIQSELPTLEQSYIKAMQTAQSYFPTVKQDVAKAADFVRNDLPKLEQRLANATATVNTNLPTLFNKYDNAVNLLDKNQPRAKEALANLANFTQNRLPDIEKDLNKANKIFKKLDKDDAVDKVIDALKNDLKKQADVIANPIDKKQVDVFPVKDYGSGMTPFYTSLSIWVGALLSVSLLSVDNKHESLRDELTKRQIYLGKGAFFISMGLLQTFIVVVGDLLILKAQVESPTLFILVALFGSIVFNTIVYTCVSLLGNPGKAIAIIMLVLQIAGGGGTFPVVTMPKFFQTISPYLPFTHVIDSLRETVGGIVPEILITKLLILALFGLAFFIAGVLGKPILDPIMRKVSKRVDESNVTE